In the genome of Pempheris klunzingeri isolate RE-2024b chromosome 20, fPemKlu1.hap1, whole genome shotgun sequence, the window TTACTACATGAACAGTGCAACTTACAACAGTGTCAGGTAGTTTAACCAGGTCATTCACATTATATGAGCTTATTGAATGTTTGAATGTAACATTAAATCACATCTGATCTTGAATAAATTCACTGGAGGAATAAGCTGAACGTGTTTTTACTTAAGTATAGCACTGAAACTAGTGTCCTTCCATACTTTTTGATTCTGCATCTAGCTAAGAGGCACGTTTGTTTAGTGCGACTTGTTACTTGTGATGCACTAAATTTAGCAACTTAACTGCTGTCGTTAAGCGTGAAGTCTGTGCGTCCTGAGCTAAAATCCCCTCCATCTTTACACATTGGCTGGTTTCTGTAAGTCACGACTTACAGAATTAACCACACCGGGTCCCGTCTGTGGCACAACTAACGCTACTGAAGCTACTGTCAGTTAGAGCAGCTAGCTGGTTAGCCGGCTATGCTAGCAGTGGAGGAGTGTTTGCAGAAATCCAGGCGGAGAAAAGCTCAGTGAACCGCGACTGTAAAGACAATAACACGACGACAACACTCACCTTACGGAGCACAACCCACCACGTTCAGGTGCTCGTGGTTAGAGACTGAGTAaccaaaataagaaataaggaAATGGGATCAATGAGGGGAGATGCCGCATACTTCACACATTACACATACAATCTTAACTTCCTGCTTTTGACAGCGCGGTGTCACAAGTTCAACTGTTCGGGTGCAATCGATTTCACGTCAAATAAAGGTTCCGAGCTCCTAAAGGGAGCATGAAGGGAGTTATGTTGTTTTGTAGAAAAACTTCTGGGTCATTAAATGGACTTGGAATAGGCAATGATGTTCATACAATAGTGTTTggtttaaaatgcttttttaaagaGACACTTGACGCTGTAAATAGTTTTCAGATAGCATTTTACACTGGGGATTATGATGACACtgttaatttaaattaaaaaaaaagagatttcgACAAATTTCGTCCACTTCCCCCTAACTCAGTTAAACATGTCTTTGatctaattttcattttatcatgGGCCTGATCTTGTTTGTCCTTGTTGATATCTTTCTGCAACTCTTCACTGCACACTGGGGATGATGATGGCACACTGCATTGGTCTTTTGTTGCTTTATTCTCCACCTTCAGTCCTTTATTGTTATGTATTATTCACCACAAATGTACTCTCACATCAGTCTCATGtatcttttatttataaacacatacaaaacgTATAAACTGATTACACTAATACTAAGTTCAAATTACTCAAAGTAgttgatatttatatatatatataaatatatatatatatatgcattaCACTGTTAACAACATTAGTCTCCATCCATGTTTCTCTCTAAACACAATTTTCTCTAGTGTTTGTATAGAAGAACTTTGAAGAAATTGTGATGATCACAATATCTACAATTGTTCAATTTTCCACTAAGAAGCAAATGCTGCATGATAACTTTCAAGTGggaaaaaatctaaaatgactGTATACTTTATCTTGCAATGACATTTCATTGGTTGTGTCATATTCAGGCATGCGACACTGTTAAATTCTCCCatgatgcttttatttcttaatcTCATTCATGTGGTTTATACTAGAGGAATCaactagtttttattttacagtgcatTAATGCATTAGTGTTTTAGATaaatctgggtttttttttttgctggaatATAATATGAGGAATAGTTCTTAAAGAATTTGTTCACCCATTGTTCATAATTTAGAAAGAAATACCCATGAACAGTTGATCAGTGTTTccacatatttatttatctcatcGTTCACAACAGAGGTCCGAGGTGGGGTGtacacagaaaagaaagcaCAGGCCAACACAGTGGAGAGACAAATTATAAGTCTGTTGTCTTTAAATGGACAAAaggtcatttaaaaacaattaatgcaCACAGAATTTagtagaaaacaaaagaaatcacTGGAGAAGGAGGCTGGGATCAGGAGACTCCAGAGGTGGGGAGAGAACTGAAGACCTGGAGACATTTCATCTGTAAACCTCAGGACAGGACCATAGACTGGAATTctagaaaagaaatgagaaaaacaggCTGAAATGAGCCACGAATCATTAAATTTCAACCTTAAGACCGATACGCTGGGATAAGCTCTAAACATTTAATTGACCAACcactggaaaataaaagaaacagacaaaaaattATTCGTTTTTTGGATTGTCCAAATCCTTCCTCCTATTATATAAGACAGCTGAGCTCAGATTTTGCTGGCAACTGGACGATGGGCAAAACTGGGACGAGCATCTGGGGGTCATTTTTACACTGATAAACCTTAAACAACATGGCTAAACAAAGATCCTCAAGACACATATACCATTTCAGGTGCTCTCTGCACCCAAtaaacattaaagagacattttattattttaactctgaactCAAGAAATGGGTTTAACCAAGCCTCTGCAGGAAAATTGCTTAAGTTGCTGCTCTTTTGTGTTACTGGTCTTATGCATCTAATACTGAAGATTAAATCAGTCCACAGACTTTATAGCAAAGCACCACCAGGTACTACCTGATTTATACTTATTTCATAGTCTGTTATCAGGGTCAACAGTGTCTGAAGAGAAAATCTTAACAAAACCTTAAAACCTTATTAAATGTTCACACCGTTTCCTGTATTTGCACCTGAGTGCTACAGCTACAAACTGGATTTTCCTTTAACATTTTCTTCTGCAGGCCTAGCCGCTACATAGAAAAAAACTTTAGGTAGGAACTTTGATGATCAGATCCAAAACACCATCATTTTCATTAACTACTTGCTTCATTTCTCACCAGCTAAATTGTAGTTTGCCtttgtttaaatatatttacataacaTACATTTTCCCTGCAAGTTAAAGGCGCTCTTCTCGGTCGACACACATTGCCGTTGGCTGACTCCACCCACTGAGATTTAGTCCAACCAATGAGATCATTTCTGCCCACATCATGAGTTTGTACAAATGCAATCTGAGAAATCAGATACCGACCCTCTGCTCCAATTTTGCCATCACTgtcatcatcagctgctgagATGAAGCTCTTGGTTTCTGCATCGGTCAGTGTCCGCGCCCCGGGAACAAACCGCTGCAGGAagaacctacacacacacacacacacacagatatgcatttaaaaacacataaaccaCACCAATTCCTAAATTGCACAGTTTGAGTCGACCCATTGACCCTCAGCTCTTGTCACACAATTACATGAAGGCGTATTATATAACACAAATGCAATAGTGACTATTTGCCCATAGTGGATTATTAGGAAACGGCTTAATGGTGCCATCCCAATAATATCACTTTACTAAATCTCTATTTCTGACAgactcacacaaatacatacaaactGTCTACTTAACTCTGCAACTCATTAAAAATAATCTTATATGAAAATCTctatgaaaaaataaagcagctctTTGTAGGAACAAAGGTACATAAGTATTTCAGCATCAGTTAGGATAATGGTCCATATACAGGAGATTAAGAGGAGTTAGGATTAGGCACAGTGTCCCAAGGAATCCTAAATTCTGACATCCTGACTCTCTGActctctgtttcacacactTGAGCTCAGACTCCTCAATGAAGCCGCTGTTGTCATCGTCAAGGATCTGGAAGACGTCTTTGACTTCCTGGGGCGTCTTTGAGGACAGGCCGCAAAGCTGGAAGAACTTTTTGTAGCAGAATGAGTCCGGAGctggaaacacaaaacaaacacaaagggCAAGAAGAGGGAAGGACGGGGTTAGAGATGACCCACCAGCTACACCGTGTTGGGAGCTGATGTGGAGATTAAAACAGGTGGCTGCTGTCCAGGTGGGAGATTTTCCAGCCCTGCTTTTATCTTTTAAGTCCAGTGGACACATGCCTCTGCTGACTCAGACAAGATGATTGGAAACCTtttcaaattcacatttcatCACCATTCAGTTAAAGCTGGAGACGACTTTAGTGGAGAGGAAACAACGCAGGCATAGAGAAGATTATGCACCTTTTGCAGGAGAGTGTTTTAAGATCTGAGAGTGACTGAATGCAACGCTGACTATGAGTGGGTCGATTTATTAATCGTGGATGAGGGTTATTGTGCATTTAATCATAATTAGGTGTGAATTCAGTTAGTTAATGTTAAAGCAATTGATCCAGTGAAGATATTATCATAATGTTGAAATCATGGATAGATGAGCCATGCATGCTGTATAATTAGCTGGTgccatttaaatgaataatgaggGAGGACAGTCCTtggtccgtgtgtgtgtgtgtgtgtgtgtgtgtgtgtgtgagtgtgtgtgagtggagatGCTACCTTGACAGTCCTTGACAGCATTTTCAATGGCCTCAGATGAAAGGATGGAGGTGAGTGACATGTTGACTCTGTGGGGTCCAAGTAAGAAAAACTGTGTTAGTTATTTAcgctctctctgactctctctctctctctgacacatgatttcttcttcctcatcagGGTTTGTGATTTGCTCCCAGTTGATTTTTGTGGACAAGtggattatcattattattattattctgtatgATTTTGCAGATGTATCTGGGTTAATATTATGATCCCATCAAAACTCCAGTCAGTACTGTTTGGCAAATATGGTCCAGTTGTCAAGTGTAAATATAGAGACTCAGTGAAACCACAAACTTGGATGTATTTTGGCAAATTGTTTTCATGAACTATACCTGACTCATTAGGCATCCTCTTAATTACTGCTGCTATTTGCTGCCCCAGTGCTACTTAATTGGATCAGCAGGGCTGTGCAAGATGATTGTCGCTTAGGGACTGTACACAAATTATAGgggtgtggaggggggggtgaagCCTGTATTTAAACATATAGAAATATTGGTAAAAAAGGTTCTTAATACTGTTATTAATATCTATCAGACCTCCCCcttaaacaaatgaatgaaaatacaacCCATCTCTAATTTTGGTGATGCCTCTTTTGGTGGATTTTTTACCCCagattgaatgaaaaaaaaatcagtaaagGTTGAAACATCAGAGTTTGCTCTCCAAATAGATATAGACTCCTCTCCCTTTAGATTAAATCAACAATACATTACTTTTCTGACCTTGTGCCACCACCTAATAATTTTAACTCAGTCCCTTAAAGCTTGAGGAGTTCAAATATCATCTTGCTTTtatgtgtgctgtttttttatgCCCTATGTCAAGTTCATCATCTTAAAGGAATAAATGTTTGGTGACCAGAAAACATATCCTATTAATGACCCAGAACATTAATCATTAAATCACTAAATTGGTTGGAGGATCAGGTTCATTTTGACAAACAAAGGATTTCAGACTAGGCAAATACTCTTTAAAACGTGTACAAACCCctgcaaaactgaaaaataaaagttattataGGCTACATGCTTCCACTGCCAGctccacagagcagacaggTGGCACACCTGGCCAGCACCTCTATCCCACCCCCCCATGCAGCTGTGGGACTCACCGCTGTTGGTTCggcttcctctctgtccaggtccaaagcagcagcagataagGCTTTGTGATGCCTGCTGACAGCTGGCTCAGTCTTATATAGGCCGGGCTGGATGCGCGACGGATGCTTGAGTTTCCAACCTGTCTGCAGATCAAATTTTCCCGCAGCCTGCAGGCTCCTTCTCGTGTTCCTCACCTGCTCACCTGCCCAATTAACCTTTACTGTTTATATCCGCTATGCGCactgctctccccctctctccctcactgtcatAAAACTGTGGTTTTTGTCCAATCAACTTTTCCCCTGTGTTacattcctctctctccccatcctccctcccctttccccgtcctccctctctccctctctctctctctctctctctctgcaggtgcACATGGAAGCTTACACACATCTCAAATTTAATCAggccccttttctctctttggttTTAGAGAATAATCTCCTAAGTTCAGATGAACATAGAGAGCAGAAGGTCATAAATCATCTTAGGACTCACCAGGGGACTGTTATCCTCATCAGTAATCTTACAATATGTGTCACACTGATATTACAACTGCAGCCAGTAAAAACAAAGGACTGAAAAGCTCACTGCCTGGGTGTATTCTATTTACCCACAAGCCTGCTTAACAGGCCCAAAGACAACTTTGGCATGCATATTATTTAAGCTGAAGTAAAACTTGTATTAACCTAAAGTGTATCTGGGAACTACGGCAAGTGAAAAATGCTTTGATATATTTACTGTAAAGAGGGGAAAATGGGAAATACTTTATGGAATATGATTACTGATTTTGCACTAAAAGCAGAACTTTTCAAAGCAAACCACTTCATCAAAATAGAGGATGAATATAACAAAAGCAACGAGATCatctaaaataatatgagtaGTTGAGTTAAATCACTGTTGTTTTCATCTcattacaaaaaacatttgactCATAAACTCAAATCATTCTTCATCCATGAATGTGTAACACGAGCAGTTTCTTGTCTTATGAAGGTTTTCATGCTGTAACACAGCACAGTGCACACCTGGCCTGCTGTAAGGTGAGGGGTTGGTTGAGTTTTTTAGGAGGGAGGGGTTCGCACCTGGTCACCATGACAACTGGTCACTCTAAACTGAGTTTGTTGTCTGCGAAGGGAAGCCTTTCAAACCATCTGACACAGCAGCGTCTCTTGTGAATCCAGTCAGCACTAATGGCATTAGCAGAGATGGGAGGGATGCTTTTTGTAACAAGAACCAAGGGAATAAATCTCATTATTGTTTGAAGTATCGCACGCTGTGAACCTCTGACTTAACACTTTGTGAGTGACGCCGTTTTCAGTATTCTCACAGCTACTTGTTGTGCTGAAAAAGTGAGCTATTAAACTTGCGAAGCTCAGAAAACAAATTCACTACATTTCCAAGGCTCCGAGTTTGCAATGTAAAGCCATCAAACATGTGAAACCCTCCTGACTTATTGACATATCAGAGGCGCCACCCTGTGGCTGCTTCCCATCAATGCAGAGCCGTCTTTACCGGGGGACATTATGTGGGGGAGTTAAAGCTTCATCACATGCTGTATGAGATGAGAGCTGGATTACGTAGGGCAGGAGTTGGCAACTGTGTGTTGTGCATCAGAGTCTAGATTAAGAAGTTTGTCACATATTATTACATCACCTCAGCTGGACTCCCTGTTAACAGCATAAAAGCAACTTTTAAAGTGACACTTATGAATGAAAAATTGAATTCATGAGCAACAAATTCAGCCATTGTTTAGCTCAAGACCTTCTGGGGTTTTATTGCTGCagccttacttggtctggtgTGACCAGGAGCTTATGGTGGCAAATGTTAGCAAACTTTAGGTAAATATTGCTGTATTAATTAACTATATAATTGCTGACTTTACAATTGTTCTCCACTTGTGTTGCTGTTACATTGGATTAGCATTTCAGCTAAATGTTTTGCATAAAGCATTACTGTCACTTGTAGGCACAGTGACTACTGTTATCAGTGACCTCAAAGATTGTCATGAAAAAATGCTATAGAGAGAGATTAATTACTTCTGGACACTTCCTGATGTGATCATTTGGTAGATTAAAAGATTAAGGTGTTAAGTGGTTCAGTGTGTTACCTTTACTGTCAGAACCATTCTTTGTGACTGTTTGATTTGCTGAATCACAACCATATAGAAGACCCAGGTCAGACTTGTGTTATTGAAAAAGAACCTTTATTGTTTTCTCATCGTCCGTCCGTTTACCATAAAAGTGCATCATCACTGATCACAAGCAAAAGTCACGTAGTAAAACGACGacagaagtgagagagagagagaaagacacaagtCAACCATGCTATACACTTAGTCAGGTACATTCATCGTGGACAGCAAATGGGGTGAGCacggccagagagagagagcgagggagcgGTGTGTTTACGGCCAGGGGGGTGAAAGGTCAAGTGTATAAAAGTGGtgtggagagatgaagagagagtgagagggaagaggaggagaagagaggaggagtaTGTCTTGGCTCAAGTTGTTCCTTTAGAGTAGTGAAGAAAGATGTTGGTCAGTTTACTCATTTATCCCTTGATCATGGCTGCAAACTCTGcaaggagacaaagaaagagagaattttGAGTGTTATTTCAAAACCTTTGAGCGGCTTCATGCTTATTTGAAGCCCGTTCAAATTCCAGGTAAAATCTTCTCGTAGAAATAGACATCTTCTCACCATCAACTCCGATCTTGCCGTCGCCATCGGAGTCACCGGCCTTGAGAAACACCTTGGTCTCGGCGTCGGTCAGAGCTCTGGCACTGGCAGAGAAGTTCTGCAGGAACAGCCTGGAGAGGACGATCACAAACAGATACTGAGTAATGCAGTAAATATGCCTTCAGACCAGAAAGAGGCCTGTAAATATTTGTCACAGTGCAATTCTTGCTCTGAATTACTGGTTTTGATAGTTTTGTTGAGGTCATCTCTCAGAAAATCTCCAACTGATTACTCACTGTATCCTTTTTATTCTACTGAGTTCTAGATAAATTGGGATTTCTCTataaaattgatttaatttggAACTTAATTCCAAGATGGCtatgcctgttttttttttttttctcctttgctcATGAGACACCAGAGCAGGGAGATGGCATTGAGTTACTCCTGAGGAGAGCACCCGGTAGCCGGAGCTTCTCAGGTGCTTTGGGGCACTGACATCATTCTGAATTCAGTGTGGGCCCAAGAAAGACGATCCCTGCACTACCAGGGCTCAGAGAAGCTTGAGGTGAAATCTAAGAGATGGTGCCTACTTCAGCTCATCCTCCTCAATGAAGCCACTCTTGTCCTGGTCAATGACGGCGAAGGCCTTCTTGATTTCATCAGCGCTCTTGGCAGCCAGGCCGACCTTAGCAAAGAAGTCCTTGTGCTTGAAAGATTCGGCAGCTGTGAGGGGGCAGAGAAGAGATCCTATCAGACGCTGTAgatatatcacacacacactgaggtataTGTTGCAGCTGCACTGCTTCTGGTTTACAAGGCCCGGCAGTGGGCTGCTATTTGGTCCCAACCTCTGCTCTGACTGTCTTTCAGCACTTTAACTTAATTTGTAGAGGTGTTCTTCTTATAGTAGCTACACTCATACAAATTATAATAAATGCTTGCTGCCAAGAAATGCAGAAATCACATCCAAGTACCATTCTGCATGTTTGTTGCACTATTCACCCATATTTGCCCCAAGACAATCCTGCAGCACCTTCTAACTGAAATCTGCAAGGCATTAAACTACAACTGAGTAAAGTAAGAATTTGGGTCCTTTCCTTGTGAAGCAGGTCTGATTTTGTGCACATCTAGCAACCGTCTATGCTTTCCTAAGTCATAATACTGCATGCTGTGTCACTTCCACGGAGGGGTGTACCTTGGCAAGCTGCAAGGGCAGCAGTGATGTCAGCCTCGGTGAGAATTCCTGCGAATGCCATTTTCAgctgagggaggagagcagaggacagGTCAGCTGGGGCAAGTCAGACAGGATGAAGCAGTTTTACTTTGAATCTAAGCATGCTAAGTTCCCTCTCTGCACCTCACAATACAACATTCAAAGTTAAAGAGCTACATGTGATCTCCATTATGCCATGcaatatatttttacagttCCTCTCTGTGAGTATTCCTCTCTGGCAGCCCCAAAAGACAAGGCACAAATGATCAGAAAAGGTAGTCCAATTTTTCCAAAACCAAGCTCTCCAAGGCAAAAGATCAAATATCCTTTGCAGCTGTGGTTGGTTGGCACATAGATTTTTTCCCATTTGGTTCCTTAGTTAGTCCAAAGCCAAACTCTGAGCCTCTGATGTTCAGAATCTGGCCCTGTGCAGCCCTTTCCTCGATTTATATCCAATTGCATGAGGTTGAAGCCCTGAAACACCCTTTGGGTCAGGCAGTAGTGCCTAAAGGTCTGCAGCTCCTCAGTGAAACTCACCTTGGGGTTATCTCTAAGGCTAGAGAGGATTCGCTCAGATGAATCTGCTCACTGCAGTGAAGCCCTTTGGGAGTCTCACAAGCTTATATACCTTCAGTCACCCGAAATATGATGCATAGGCTGGATGTAATAGACACTGTGTGCAAAGCAGTCAAAGCAGTCGGTCGAAAAATGTGTCCAGTAGACAGAGCTGTTCTATTTATATGCACATAAATGAAGATGCTTAAATGGTAGG includes:
- the pvalb3 gene encoding parvalbumin 3, whose product is MAFAGILTEADITAALAACQAAESFKHKDFFAKVGLAAKSADEIKKAFAVIDQDKSGFIEEDELKLFLQNFSASARALTDAETKVFLKAGDSDGDGKIGVDEFAAMIKG
- the pvalb9 gene encoding parvalbumin 9, giving the protein MSLTSILSSEAIENAVKDCQAPDSFCYKKFFQLCGLSSKTPQEVKDVFQILDDDNSGFIEESELKFFLQRFVPGARTLTDAETKSFISAADDDSDGKIGAEEFQSMVLS